In Serinus canaria isolate serCan28SL12 chromosome 5, serCan2020, whole genome shotgun sequence, the following proteins share a genomic window:
- the TBPL2 gene encoding TATA box-binding protein-like 2 codes for MEGVSPLEKYLESCSGQDDFSTSPHVFTPMSPYDLELPIQASSQLSQSKEFHTDFSSVDLSFLPDVTQDNEEQNLSEDDHETQKQLDGSLPSKEDSGVFMDESSLSHPGAAQPSPEAPGVCPPLTPMTPITPATSASESSGIVPQLQNIVSTVNLACKLDLKNIALHARNAEYNPKRFAAVIMRIREPRTTALIFSSGKMVCTGAKSEEQSRLAARKYARVVQKLGFPAKFLDFKIQNMVGSCDVRFPIRLEGLVLTHQQFSSYEPELFPGLVYRMVKPRIVLLIFVSGKVVLTGAKDRSEIYEAFENIYPILRGFKKPS; via the exons ATGGAGGGCGTATCACCGCTGGAGAAGtacctggagagctgcagcgGGCAG GATGACTTCTCCACTAGTCCTCATGTGTTCACTCCTATGAGCCCTTATGATTTAGAACTTCCAATTCAAGCATCTTCCCAGTTAAGTCAGTCCAAGGAGTTCCACACAGACTTCTCCTCTGTGGACCTCAGCTTTCTCCCAGATGTCACCCAAGACAACGAAGAACAAAACCTCTCTGAGGATGATCATGAGACCCAAAAACAGCTTGATGGGTCACTGCCAAGTAAGGAGGACAGTGGTGTTTTCATGGATGAGAGCAGCTTGTCACATCCAGGTGCAGCTCAGCCATCTCCTGAAGCACCTGGCGTGTGTCCTCCCCTGACCCCAATGACTCCGATCACCCCGGCGACATCTGCCTCAGAAAGTTCTGGAATAGTGCCCCAGCTGCA GAATATTGTGTCAACTGTAAACTTGGCTTGTAAACTGGATCTGAAGAACATAGCTCTGCATGCCAGAAATGCAGAGTACAACCCAAAG AGGTTTGCTGCTGTGATCATGAGAATCAGGGAACCACGAACAACAGCCCTCATCTTCAGTTCAGGGAAAATGGTCTGCACAGGAgcaaaaag TGAAGAGCAGTCaaggctggcagccaggaaaTACGCACGGGTGGTGCAGAAGCTCGGCTTCCCTGCCAAGTTCTTGGACTTCAAAATCCAGAATATGGTGGGGAGCTGTGATGTGAGGTTCCCCATCCGCCTGGAAGGCTTGGTTCTCACCCACCAGCAGTTCAGCAG CTATGAACCTGAGCTATTCCCTGGCCTGGTTTATAGGATGGTCAAGCCAAGGATAGTGCTGCTTATCTTTGTGTCTGGGAAAGTTGTACTGACTG GAGCAAAAGACCGTTCTGAAATCTATGAGGCATTTGAGAACATCTACCCCATTTTAAGAGGTTTCAAGAAACCATCGTGA
- the ATG14 gene encoding beclin 1-associated autophagy-related key regulator, with translation MAAPSGRRPQPAGPGGGSAAGPGALRGAEEDAEGLYVAVERCPLCNTTRRRLTCAKCVQSGDFVFFDGRDSERFSDKKERLMHLKTKQREFQKHVLKAMEGKEITDQLRWKIMSCKMRIEQLKQTICKENDEMTRHTEGLLRIKEENQKHYRRAQRHQEKKEKIQKHNRKLGDLVEKKTYDLKTQYEHLANLRRAHILELTSVIFPMEEVKTSMRDPADVSSESDNAMTSSTVSKLAEARRTTYLSGRWVCDDHNGDTSISITGPWIILPNNGDYSAYYNWVEEKKTTQGPDMEHNNPAHTISAALCYATQLVNTLSLILDVNLPKKLCNSEFCGENLSRHRFTRAVKKLNANILHLCFSQHVNLDLLHPLHTLRNLMYLVSPDTENLGRSGPFEISADLEDSMEFVEPSAAGETDESGDEHVSDEETDLGTDWENLPSPRFCDIPSQQVEMLQSQSTQASQPIASSSAGGMISSAAASVTSWLKAYTGHR, from the exons ATGGCGGCTCCCAGCGGCCGCCGGCCGCagcccgcggggccgggcgggggcagcgcggccgggcccggggctcTGCGGGGCGCCGAGGAGGACGCCGAGGGTCTCTACGTGGCGGTGGAGCGGTGCCCGCTCTGCAACACTACGCGCCGCCGCCTCACCTGCGCCAAGTGCGTGCAGAGCGGCGACTTCGTCTTCTTCGACGGGCGCGACTCCGAGAG GTTTTCAGACAAGAAAGAAAGGCTGATGCATCTTAAAACCAAACAGAGAGAATTCCAAAAACA TGTTTTGAAGGCCatggaagggaaagaaataacTGATCAGCTG agatggaaaataatGTCTTGCAAGATGAGGATTGAGCAGCTGAAACAGAccatttgcaaagaaaatgatgaaatgaCAAGAC ACACAGAGGGGCTGCTGAGGATTAAAGAGGAGAACCAGAAGCATTATCGCAGGGCTCAGAGGCAccaggagaagaaggagaagatcCAGAAGCACAACAGGAAGCTGGGAGACCTGGTGGAGAAAAAAACCTACGACCTGAAAACGCAGTACGAGCACCTGGCCAACCTGCGGCGCGCGCACATCCTGGAGCTGACCTCGGTCATCTTCCCCATGGAGGAGGTGAAGACAAGCATGAG GGACCCAGCAGACGTGTCCTCAGAGAGTGACAATGCCATGACCTCCAGCACTGTGAGCAAGCTGGCAGAGGCACGGAGGACCACGTACCTGTCTGGGAGATGGGTGTGTGACGACCACAACGGGGACACCAGCATCAGCATCACGGGGCCCTGGATCATCCTCCCCAACAACGGGGACTACTCTGCTTACTACAACTGGGTGGAGGAGAAGAAGACTACACAGGGACCTG atatGGAACATAATAACCCTGCTCATACCATCAGTGCTGCATTGTGCTATGCAACTCAGCTCGTTAACACTTTGTCTCTCATACTTGATGTAAATCTTCCCAAGAAGCTCTGCAACAG TGAATTCTGTGGAGAGAATCTCAGCAGACACAGGTTCACACGGGCAGTGAAGAAGCTGAATGCTAATATCCTTcacctctgcttctctcag CATGTAAATTTAGATCTGTTGCACCCCCTGCATACCCTCAGGAACCTCATGTACCTGGTCAGCCCAGACACCGAGAACTTGGGCAG GTCTGGCCCCTTCGAGATCAGCGCCGACCTGGAGGACTCCATGGAGTTCGTGGAGCCCAGCGCGGCGGGCGAGACGGACGAGAGCGGCGACGAGCACGTGAGCGACGAGGAGACAGACCTGGGCACGGACTGGGAGaacctgcccagccccaggttCTGTGACATCCCCTCGCAGCAGGTGgagatgctgcagagccagagcaccCAGGCGTCCCAGCCCATCGCCAGCAGCAGCGCGGGCGGGATGATCTCGTCCGCCGCCGCCTCGGTCACCTCGTGGCTCAAGGCCTACACCGGGCACCGCTAG